DNA from Paenibacillus sp. JQZ6Y-1:
AATCAGCCGTTACAATTGCACGACATCGTCAAGCAGTATGCCGGTCACACGGCAGTAGACGGGTTATCGTTTCAAGTGGAAAAGGGCGAGATCTATGGGCTGTTAGGAGGCAACGGCGCAGGCAAAACGACAACCATGCGCATGGTGCTGGGCTTGATTCATCCAGACGAAGGGCATATTTCATACGATGGCAAGCCGTATCATAACGGATTACAGCCGCTTATGGGGTATCTGCCGGAGGAGCGCGGATTGTATCCGAAGGTAAAGGTCAGCGATCAACTGCTGTATCTGGCGCATCTGCGCGGCATGAAGGCAGCGGATGCCCGTCAAAGTCTGCGGTACTGGCTGGAACGCTTTGATGCGATGGAATACGAGAACAAACGGATTGAGGAGCTGTCCAAGGGCAATCAGCAGAAAATGGGCTTTATCGCTGCCGTTATTCATCGTCCGAGTATTCTCATTCTCGACGAGGCATTTAGCGGATTGGACCCAGTCAATGTAGAGATGCTCAAGGAAGTAGTGCTAGAGCTGCGTAATGAAGGAACCGCGATTCTCTTCTCCACCCATCGGATGGAGCATGTGGAGGAATTGTGTCGTCACCTGACAATGCTCAAGCGGTCCAAGCCCGTACTGCAAGGCGATATTCGCGAGATCAAAAAGGCATATCCAAGGGAGCATGTGCTGCTGCGTACGCCGCAGGACATTGACGGATTGGAACAACTGCCCGGTGTGCTGCAAGTCGAGCGCCGCGCAGAGGGCGATTATCGGCTTAAGGTGGGCGACGAGCAGACGGCAAGGCAGGTATTGCAAACGGCGCTGGCAGTCGGCAATGTAGACCGTTTCGAGATTCAGGAACCAACATTGAATGAAATCTTTATTAAGGTGGTGGGACAATCTCATGAATAAAATGGGCGCAGTAATCTCCTTCACATACCGGAACAAGGTCAAAACAAAATCATTCCGTTGGACGACCCTTTTGCTAGCATTATTGCTCATCATCGGCTTGAATATTCCATATGCGATCCAGCTCTTTTCCGGTGGCTCCGCAGATGGCACGATCCGTATCGGCATTGCTTCTAGTTCCTACAATGATATTGCTGACGATATCCGGCAAGCATCGGATGAAGCGCAGCAAACAGCCACTACCTCCGCGTCTGGAACGTCGAGCGACAATGCTAATAACAGCATGAGCAATGGAGGATCATCAGCATTGTCCACTAATACAGATGAGGGTTCGTCTACCAAACTGACGTGGAACAATGAACCCCAATCCGCCGCTCAGTTGAATCAACAGCTAGAGCAAAAGGAGCTGGACGGATATCTATTGCTGCGCAGTGGCACGGATAAGGATGCCTTTCCGACCGTCACCTATGTGAGCGATGACAATAATGCCAACGTACAGGCTATTTTGCAAGGAGCTACACAAGCGGTTAAGCTGCGGACGATTGCTGCTGGTCAGCTTAGCGATGAGCAGCTTGCCGAGCTGGGCAGCCCTGTCACGGTCGGCACAATATCACCGGATACCTTAACTGGTGGAGCAGCGACACCTAAGACGTTTTCATCCGAGAACTTTATTCTAGTCTATATGCTAATGGTGCTGTTCTTTATCTCGCTTACGATGACTGGCAATATGGTCGCGGCTGAAATTACCGCCGAGAAAAGCTCGCGCGTGATGGAGATTCTTATCACCAGCGTCTCGCCGCTGACGCAGATGTTCGGTAAGATTATTGGCATCTTCCTTGTCGGGCTGACGCAGATGGGTATCTATGCACTGGTGTTGGGTATTCATTTGACCTTGCCGTATTACCAGCATGTGCTGGCGCAATTCGATCTGCATGTATCCAATCTGTCGTGGGAAGTAGCAGTATTCGGCTTCCTTTACTATATTCTCGGCTACTTCCTGTACTCTACGCTGTATGCGGCAGTCGGTTCGATTGTGAGCCGTACTGAGGATTTGGGACAAGCGGTATCGCTATTGACCGTACTGACGCTGGCGGCATTTTACATCGGTATCTTCAGCATTTCCAAGCCGGATACACTGCTGATTCGCATTGCATCGTATATCCCATTCTTCTCGCCAACAACGTCCCTGATCCGACTGGGATTGGGCAACATGGCATGGTGGGAAATCGCAATCTCTATATTGATTTTGCTAGTATCCATCGTGATCTGCGGCTGGATCTCTGCGAAGATTTATCGTACCGGGGTACTGATGTATGGCAAGCGTCCGACGTGGAAGGAATTAAGAAAAGCTATGAAGGCGTACAAAATCTGATTGATGACTGCTCGCCTTTACGCAAGGCTAGAGGCGAGCAGCATAGGATGTCATAGCGATCATCCAACTTTGGGAGGGATGACAGATGAACAATCGGTCGATTTTACAGAAATGGCAATGGGCAGATGGAAGGGGCAAAAGAATTGCTGTTACAGCTTGTATCCTTGCCGCTACATGGACGATGACTGCATGCAGCAATGCCAACGATGGCAGTCCTAGCAGCGACACATCGGCGTCTACCCGTTCTACAGCCACTGAGCAATCTGGACAGGAGGAAGCAGCGATGCAGAATCAACCGTCTAACGCACAAGATCAGAATGAACAAGCACAGCCAACCACGTTGCAGCCGCAGCACATACCGACCGCTTTATTGCAAGGTGATACCAAGACGGTGTATGCCCAGCTGACACCGGAGTTTCAAAAGCTGCTAACAGAGCAGCAGTTGGCGGACACCGTGCAAGCATCTTTGCAGCATATACAATCCTTTCATATGCTAGGCAAAGGGATAGAGCTCAATCACCATACGCAATATAGTTGGCTAGACAGTACCGGCAAGCTTGGCTTAATCGCCGTATTGGATCAACAAAATAGAATAGCTGGTCTACAGATGCAACCAGTAGAATCTTTTCCAACAACGGATGCCAAACGGACTGATACTGTGTATCGTTTACCATTTCAAGGGGATTGGTTCGTCTTTTGGGGCGGCAGTAATGTGCTGCAAAATTATCACTATGCGGTAGAATCGCAACGATACGCATATGATTTTATTCAGGTGAAGGATGGTATGTCCTACAGCGGCGATGCCACAATCAATCGCAGCTATTACGCGTTCGGGCAGCCCGCACTATCACCGGCGGATGGTACGGTGGTGGCAGTCGTGAACGATATTGTGGATAACGAGCCAGTCGGCAAAATGAATCCAGCACAGCCCGCAGGCAATCATGTTGTGATTCGTAGCGGCAGCGAATATAGTCTGCTGGGGCATTTGCAGAAAGGTTCAGTGACCGTGAAGAAGGGCGATACCGTCCAAGCTGGACAGATCATCGGTAAGGTCGGTAACTCCGGTAATTCTAGCGAAGCA
Protein-coding regions in this window:
- a CDS encoding ABC transporter ATP-binding protein, with the translated sequence MNQPLQLHDIVKQYAGHTAVDGLSFQVEKGEIYGLLGGNGAGKTTTMRMVLGLIHPDEGHISYDGKPYHNGLQPLMGYLPEERGLYPKVKVSDQLLYLAHLRGMKAADARQSLRYWLERFDAMEYENKRIEELSKGNQQKMGFIAAVIHRPSILILDEAFSGLDPVNVEMLKEVVLELRNEGTAILFSTHRMEHVEELCRHLTMLKRSKPVLQGDIREIKKAYPREHVLLRTPQDIDGLEQLPGVLQVERRAEGDYRLKVGDEQTARQVLQTALAVGNVDRFEIQEPTLNEIFIKVVGQSHE
- a CDS encoding ABC transporter permease, producing the protein MNKMGAVISFTYRNKVKTKSFRWTTLLLALLLIIGLNIPYAIQLFSGGSADGTIRIGIASSSYNDIADDIRQASDEAQQTATTSASGTSSDNANNSMSNGGSSALSTNTDEGSSTKLTWNNEPQSAAQLNQQLEQKELDGYLLLRSGTDKDAFPTVTYVSDDNNANVQAILQGATQAVKLRTIAAGQLSDEQLAELGSPVTVGTISPDTLTGGAATPKTFSSENFILVYMLMVLFFISLTMTGNMVAAEITAEKSSRVMEILITSVSPLTQMFGKIIGIFLVGLTQMGIYALVLGIHLTLPYYQHVLAQFDLHVSNLSWEVAVFGFLYYILGYFLYSTLYAAVGSIVSRTEDLGQAVSLLTVLTLAAFYIGIFSISKPDTLLIRIASYIPFFSPTTSLIRLGLGNMAWWEIAISILILLVSIVICGWISAKIYRTGVLMYGKRPTWKELRKAMKAYKI
- a CDS encoding M23 family metallopeptidase, which produces MNNRSILQKWQWADGRGKRIAVTACILAATWTMTACSNANDGSPSSDTSASTRSTATEQSGQEEAAMQNQPSNAQDQNEQAQPTTLQPQHIPTALLQGDTKTVYAQLTPEFQKLLTEQQLADTVQASLQHIQSFHMLGKGIELNHHTQYSWLDSTGKLGLIAVLDQQNRIAGLQMQPVESFPTTDAKRTDTVYRLPFQGDWFVFWGGSNVLQNYHYAVESQRYAYDFIQVKDGMSYSGDATINRSYYAFGQPALSPADGTVVAVVNDIVDNEPVGKMNPAQPAGNHVVIRSGSEYSLLGHLQKGSVTVKKGDTVQAGQIIGKVGNSGNSSEAHLHVQVADHPDLAKGKSIPIHWQGDIQPTRGQTVNSNQ